A section of the Ficedula albicollis isolate OC2 unplaced genomic scaffold, FicAlb1.5 N00381, whole genome shotgun sequence genome encodes:
- the LOC101809296 gene encoding antigen peptide transporter 2-like, which yields MALPSAALLPGLLLVADALALVLLVPLVPLLAPLGVAGVWLEAALRLPVLVVATWLLAPRRPPGATAAALTVAATPAAFGTLRSLLGPPGAGPGLLAAASPAWLGVAHAAAALAQLAWAAPPVPGGVPETPGDVPKAAGTVWRVLALTWEERNVLGAAVLCLVLAAIGETLGPYVTGKVLDAISSGDGLTAGAVGMVAAAGATSVLFSGCRGCFFLLLRARLRRSLSLRLFSHLVHQDLDFFQGRPAAELLARFSTEVPQVCSAAPTAANQLLRSLGMALVVGVFMVGLAPGLALLALLEVPLGITTRRIQSTRKQALQQSMLEASARTSSGVQESVAAIETIRIFSAEEEEEEEHSCNLAKELRLKERIELELAFFTLVYRILHLTIRVLVLFRSHQQLRDGHITPGVLVTFLLYQDTVGSHVQVLLYGFNEFLTNAAAGRKVWEYLDRKPTRDIGGTREPPELQGHVTFQKVSFTYPGNPEHPVLKDVSFEVRSGEVTALAGPNGSGKSTAVALLECLWDPGSGKVLLDGIPLPEYEHQYLHRKVVLVEQDPVLFSGTIRENIVLGLEHCKESELQEAATAAGAMDFIQGLEQGWDTGESWGNTKGILGPGASSWGWRGAGESWGDGAPPDPKILWQRWESMGALDDGDEGAAQRWVRTGLAQTVLVVSHRLRVLDAADRLVVLEHGAVVESGTPAELRERCGAYSRLLLAGGSTEAPRMGSEKGAASGTE from the exons ATGGCGCTGCCATCCGCTGCTCTCCTGCCCGGCCTTCTGCTGGTGGCCGATGCCCTGGCGCTGGTGTTACTGGTGCCGCTGGTACCGCTGCTGGCTCCGCTGGGCGTGGCGGGCGTATGGCTCGAAGCCGCCCTGCGCCTGCCCGTCCTGGTCGTGGCCACCTGGCTGCTCGCCCCGCGCCGTCCCCCCGGGGCCACCGCGGCCGCCCTGACGGTCGCCGCCACCCCCGCAGCCTTCGGAACCTTGCGGTCCCTCCTGGGCCCGCCCGGGGCCGGCCCGGGGCTCTTGGCAGCCGCCTCGCCCGCCTGGCTCGGGGTCGCCCACGCAGCTGCCGCACTGGCCCAGCTGGCCTGGGCCGCGCCCCCGGTCCCTGGCGGTGTCCCTGAGACCCCCGGCGACGTCCCCAAGGCTGCTGGCACCGTCTGGCGCGTTCTGGCACTGACCTGGGAGGAGCGGAACGTCCTTGGAGCCGCCGTCCTCTGCCTCGTGCTGGCGGCCATTG GGGAAACATTGGGACCCTACGTCACCGGGAAGGTGCTGGATGCCATCAGCAGTGGGGATGGACTCACCGCTGGAGCTGTCGGCATGGTGGCGGCTGCTGGAGCCACCAG TGTGCTGTTTTCTGGGTGCCGTGGGTGCTTCTTCCTACTGTTGAGAGCACGTCTCCGTCGGAGCCTGAGCCTTCGGCTCTTTTCCCACCTGGTGCACCAAGACTTGGATTTCTTCCAGGGAAGGCCAGCAG ctgagctcctggctcGGTTTTCCACCGAAGTGCCTCAGGTGTGCTCGGCGGCACCGACTGCAGCCAACCAGCTGCTCCGAAGCCTGGGAATGGCCCTGGTGGTGGGGGTGTTCATGGTGGGGCTGGCACCgggcctggcactgctggcactgctggaggtgCCCCTTGGAATCACCACCCGCCGCATCCAGAGCACCCGGAAACAG GCACTTCAGCAATCCATGCTGGAAGCATCTGCCCGGACATCCTCAGGGGTGCAGGAATCTGTTGCCGCCATCGAGACAATCCGTATCTTTTcggctgaggaggaggaggaagaggaacaCAGCTGCAACCTGGCCAAGGAGCTGAGGCTGAAGGAGCGGAtagagctggagctggcattCTTCACCCTTGTCTACAGG ATTCTCCACCTGACTATCCGGGTCCTAGTGCTCTTCCGGAGCCATCAGCAGCTCCGTGATGGACACATCACTCCTGGGGTCCTCGTCACCTTCCTGCTGTACCAGGACACGGTTGGCAGTCATGTCCAG GTGCTGCTCTACGGCTTCAATGAATTCCTGACCAACGCGGCTGCCGGCCGGAAGGTCTGGGAATACCTGGATCGGAAACCCACAAGGGACATCGGGGGGACGCGGGAGCCCCCTGAGCTTCAGGGCCATGTCACTTTTCAGAAGGTCTCCTTCACGTATCCTGGGAATCCAGAGCACCCTGTGCTGAAG gaTGTAAGCTTTGAGGTGCGTTCCGGGGAGGTGACGGCGCTGGCGGGGCCCAATGGAAGCGGGAAGAGCACGGCCGTGGCACTGCTGGAGTGTCTGTGGGATCCTGGGAGcgggaaggtgctgctggatggGATCCCACTGCCAGAATATGAACACCAGTACCTGCACCGGAag gtggTGCTGGTGGAGCAGGATCCCGTCCTGTTTTCTGGAACAATCCGTGAAAACATCGTGCTGGGGCTGGAACACTGCAAAgagtcagagctgcaggaggccgccactgctgctggagccatGGACTTCatccaggggctggagcagggctgggacacggGTGAGAGCTGGGGGAATACCAAGGGAATCCTGGGGCCTGGGGCTTCATCCTGGGGTTGGAGGGGGGCTGGTGAGAGCTGGGGGGATGGGGCACCCCCTGATCCCAAGATCCTCTGGCAGAGATGGGAGAGCATG ggggctctggaTGATGGAGACGAGGGGGCG GCACAGCGCTGGGTGCGCACTGGGCTGGCCCAGACCGTGCTGGTCGTGTCCCACCGGTTGCGGGTGCTGGATGCCGCCGATCGCCTGGTGGTGCTGGAGCACGGAGCCGTGGTGGAGAGCGGGACGCCAGCCGAGCTGCGGGAACGCTGCGGCGCCTACAGCCGTCTGCTCCttgctggaggcagcactgaGGCCCCTAGGATGGGCAGCGAGAAGGGGGCTGCATCTGGCACAGAATAA